A single genomic interval of Halorubrum aethiopicum harbors:
- a CDS encoding GNAT family N-acetyltransferase — MIQQVEHKDRRDIYEYVQERDRVAYETARADLGFDPTQFGHHVTILRRDGLLRREGDDLVVGIEDDFGGGVEEEFAGEDVSFSIRPARQSDLSGLLGVIRDAVEDGNDVVAENIADIIDEEQVLFRQDGVKSRVFFVATVNDDVVGWVNISHPELEKLSHTAELTVGVLPEYRRHGIGSHLLERGLEWAGEEGYERIYNSVPSTNEEAIAFLETHGWEEEATREDHYRIDGEYVDEVMMAVTL, encoded by the coding sequence ATGATCCAGCAGGTGGAACACAAGGACAGGCGAGACATCTACGAGTACGTCCAGGAACGCGATCGGGTGGCGTACGAGACGGCCCGGGCGGATCTGGGCTTCGATCCGACGCAGTTCGGACACCACGTCACGATCCTGCGGCGTGACGGGCTGTTGCGGCGGGAGGGCGACGACCTGGTGGTCGGCATCGAGGACGACTTCGGGGGCGGAGTCGAGGAGGAGTTCGCCGGCGAGGACGTGTCGTTCAGCATCCGACCGGCGCGACAGTCCGATCTCTCGGGGCTCCTCGGGGTGATACGCGACGCCGTCGAGGACGGCAACGACGTCGTCGCGGAGAACATCGCGGACATCATCGACGAGGAACAGGTGCTCTTCCGGCAGGACGGGGTGAAGTCCCGCGTGTTCTTCGTCGCGACCGTGAACGACGACGTGGTCGGCTGGGTCAACATCAGCCATCCGGAACTGGAGAAGCTGAGCCACACGGCGGAGCTCACCGTCGGCGTCCTCCCCGAGTACCGCCGACACGGGATCGGGAGCCACCTCCTCGAACGCGGTCTCGAGTGGGCCGGCGAGGAGGGGTACGAGCGGATCTACAACAGCGTCCCCTCGACGAACGAGGAGGCGATCGCGTTCCTCGAAACGCACGGCTGGGAGGAGGAGGCGACCCGCGAGGACCACTACCGCATCGACGGCGAGTACGTCGACGAGGTGATGATGGCGGTCACGCTCTAG
- a CDS encoding FAD-dependent monooxygenase, whose translation MTERERYEAVVVGAGPGGAAAAAALARNGVETLVLERGVEAGSKNVSGGILYAEESAPYAIDDLFPGFRDAAAERPVTDYYLHNLAGDRVKTFDVTDLHDHDTEWADAVLRREMDSWLAERVHEVTRETGGGLLTDVRVNGLLREDGEIVGVTCDELDPIEADFVVAADGVNSELARDAGLMDWDEPEEWFQGVKAVVDMPDGAVEERFDLDDDEGEAHLFSGDLFEGVRGGGFLYTNEDTLSIGTVFHLDSLVAEEAEPHELLDALLTHPLLARWLDDGYEELEYAAKLVPDSKKVAHPSPHRGRLALVGDAAGQMQAQGPIIKGMNHAVTAGALAAEAFVEARSRSDPDAAGDLYERKLREEGVMEKLRPRRYRAVRALAEHDPLTDALDAVLKSPVGRFGVRALGDGLESLYGSPFLSTMVPDTRTPYVTLPTVIAEELGDPVETENGVTPPDLVDRIGDLTYDVDVGNPHIELVDDSVGASGDAVTACPVSARDFGGGCYREETVRTNGDERRVVSLDTQPCVECGTCAVVADTDWEHPRGGKGVEFRQG comes from the coding sequence GAGGCCGGATCGAAGAACGTCTCCGGGGGGATCCTCTACGCCGAGGAGTCCGCGCCGTACGCGATCGACGACCTGTTCCCCGGCTTCCGGGACGCCGCCGCGGAGCGCCCCGTCACGGACTACTACCTCCACAACCTCGCGGGCGATCGGGTCAAGACCTTCGACGTCACCGACCTCCACGACCACGACACCGAGTGGGCCGACGCCGTCCTCCGCCGGGAGATGGACTCGTGGCTCGCCGAGCGGGTCCACGAGGTGACCCGCGAGACCGGCGGCGGCCTGCTCACCGACGTGCGGGTGAACGGCCTGCTCCGCGAGGACGGGGAGATCGTCGGCGTCACCTGCGACGAGCTCGACCCGATCGAGGCCGACTTCGTCGTCGCCGCCGACGGCGTGAACAGCGAGCTCGCCCGCGACGCCGGATTGATGGACTGGGACGAGCCCGAGGAGTGGTTCCAGGGCGTGAAGGCGGTCGTGGACATGCCCGACGGCGCGGTCGAGGAGCGCTTCGACCTCGACGACGACGAGGGCGAGGCCCACCTGTTCTCCGGCGACCTCTTCGAGGGCGTCCGCGGCGGCGGGTTCCTCTACACCAACGAGGACACCCTCTCGATCGGGACGGTGTTTCACCTCGACAGCCTCGTCGCCGAGGAGGCCGAGCCCCACGAGCTGCTGGACGCGCTGCTCACCCACCCCCTCCTTGCCCGCTGGCTCGACGACGGGTACGAGGAGCTGGAGTACGCCGCGAAGCTCGTCCCCGACTCGAAGAAGGTGGCTCACCCGTCGCCCCACCGGGGCCGTCTGGCGCTCGTCGGCGACGCCGCCGGGCAGATGCAGGCGCAGGGGCCGATCATCAAGGGGATGAACCACGCCGTCACCGCCGGCGCGCTCGCGGCCGAGGCGTTCGTGGAGGCGCGCTCGCGGAGCGACCCGGACGCCGCGGGCGACCTCTACGAGCGGAAGCTCCGCGAGGAGGGCGTGATGGAGAAGCTCCGTCCCAGGCGGTACCGCGCGGTGCGAGCGCTCGCCGAACACGACCCGCTCACGGACGCCCTGGACGCGGTCCTGAAGTCGCCGGTCGGGCGGTTCGGCGTGCGGGCGCTCGGCGACGGCCTCGAATCGCTGTACGGCTCGCCGTTCCTCTCGACGATGGTGCCGGACACCCGGACGCCGTACGTCACCCTGCCGACGGTCATCGCGGAGGAGCTCGGCGACCCCGTCGAGACGGAGAACGGCGTGACGCCGCCGGACCTGGTCGATCGGATCGGCGACCTCACCTACGACGTCGACGTGGGCAACCCGCACATCGAACTCGTCGACGACTCCGTCGGGGCCAGCGGCGACGCCGTGACCGCCTGTCCGGTCAGCGCCCGCGACTTCGGCGGCGGCTGCTACCGCGAGGAGACGGTCCGGACGAACGGCGACGAGCGACGCGTCGTGAGCCTCGACACCCAGCCCTGCGTCGAGTGCGGGACCTGCGCCGTCGTCGCGGACACCGACTGGGAACACCCCCGCGGCGGGAAGGGCGTCGAGTTCCGGCAGGGATGA